The genomic interval TTTAAATTCGCTATAGTCTATCAGATTCACATTCAGGATCTGAGCAAATGAACTAAAACCAAAGATCAATAGTAAGCAGGATGTTAAAAAGAACTTTCTCATTGTCAAATATTTATTTATTAGAAGTCATCTGTTTCGTAATCAATATGATATTGAAATGCAATGAGATAAATATGAGAACAAGCGAAATAAAGCTTAGCTAATTCATCAAGGCAAAATAATCAGCTTCTAAAACAAGAAGCTAATTATTAAATGTCTACTTGACTACGATTATTTTCTTAAATAAAAAATTACAGGGATTATAATACTGGATTTTACCGGCTCATTATTTTCTTTTGCAGGAAGCCATCCTTTGATTTTTAAAACAACCCTTTCCGCTTCTTCATTAAGACCATAACCTGGACCTTCCAATATCTCCGTTCCATAAATATTGCCATGCTCATCCAGTAATACCTCAACTAGAACTCTTCCATCAATCCCGAATCTTCGCGCTTTAATGGGATAATTTAAGCTTCTTGAAAGTTCAGAAAAATAAGCTTTCCTTCCATCTTTATAAGTTGGTCTTTCATCAGGCCTAAAATATACTTTTTCATTATCTCTAATCTTATATTTCCTTTTAGCCTTTTCTCCATTTTGTGCAAAACTAAAAGTCGCATTCAAGCCCAGTAAAATCATCAATACAATCCTTATTGTATCAAAAAATATATTTAAAATAACAAATTAACCGTTCAAGCTTACGAATCCTTCATAAGAATATATGCTATCAGCAACGATTGGACTGCTCTCAACCCATATATTCTTTCGCTTTGAGTTTGCCGTGATCCATTAGTATAATATTCTCTGCAAGCGCCAGCATCTCGTCTTCACCGGGGTATATGTGCACCGGCGCTATAAAATTCGTCCTAGCGATAATCTCGTTGGTGATTACTTCATCTCTGGCCATACCTCCGGTAAGCAAAATCGCGTCAACTTTTCCCTTGAGCACTGTCGCCATCTCCCCAATTGACTTTGAAACTTGATAAGCCATGGCTTTGATCACTTCCAAAGCTTGAAGGTCTCCTTCCAAAATCCTGTCAGCCACTTCCTTTCCATCATTTGTGCCCAAGTATGCTTTCATTCCTCCATTTCCTACTAGATTTGAATGCATTTCGCTCTTTGAGTATTGATTTGAAAACGCGTTTCTTATGATATCACCTACAGGCAATGACCCTGATCTCTCCGGACTAAAAGGCCCTTCTCCATCCAATGCTTGATTCACATCCACTACTTTACCATATCTGTGCGCTCCCACAGATATCCCGCCACCCAAATGGGCGACTATCAATCTCAACTCACTGCACTCTGCATCCATCAAATCCGCATGTCTTCTAGCGATAGCTTTATGATTAAGCGCATGAAAAACCGATTTTCTCTCGTACAGTGGATGTCCTGACACTCGTGCTATATCATCCAATTCATCAACTACAATAGGGTCGGCGATATACGCTTCTTTCCCTATCTGCAGGGCAATTTCTTGAGCAATAAACGCCCCCAAACTGCTTGCATGCTTCATTGCGCTGGTCTTGAGATCTTCTATCATTTTGTCATTGACTTGGTATATTCCAGAAGTAACCGGCTGAATAAGTCCTCCTCTTCCAATGACATAGTCAAGTTGGCGGATCTCAACATTATTTTCATTCAACCATTGGAGAATAATTCCTTTTCTAAAATCATACTGCCCGAGCAAATCATCGAATTGAGATAATTCTTTATCGCTATGACTGATTGATTTTTCAATAACAGGGACTTTATTTTCAAATACAGCTACTTTTGTAGAAGTAGATCCGGGGTTGATCACAAGTATTTTTAGTTTTTTCATGCGGTTTAATTAGTGCTTATCAGAGATAATCGTGGTATATTCTTAAAGCGTTTCATCCAAGCATATGCATACTTGAATCATCTATTCTTATTGATATTGAGTGAATAACCGTAGCAGGGCAATTTAATTTCAAAAAGAAAAATACCATGTTGTCTCTCTTCAGAGGTAGTTAAGAGGGAGAATTTTTTCAAACCATTTTTCTTTTTGAATATGCTACCCTGCATGCACTCATTGACATTTTCCATGCGTGATATTGTATAATCAAAACAAAGCCCTCCGTAATCAACCAAGGGCTTTGCGATAAAATAGCCTACTGACTGCTCTGATATCGAAATAATTA from Aureibacter tunicatorum carries:
- a CDS encoding energy transducer TonB translates to MILLGLNATFSFAQNGEKAKRKYKIRDNEKVYFRPDERPTYKDGRKAYFSELSRSLNYPIKARRFGIDGRVLVEVLLDEHGNIYGTEILEGPGYGLNEEAERVVLKIKGWLPAKENNEPVKSSIIIPVIFYLRK
- the buk gene encoding butyrate kinase, with protein sequence MKKLKILVINPGSTSTKVAVFENKVPVIEKSISHSDKELSQFDDLLGQYDFRKGIILQWLNENNVEIRQLDYVIGRGGLIQPVTSGIYQVNDKMIEDLKTSAMKHASSLGAFIAQEIALQIGKEAYIADPIVVDELDDIARVSGHPLYERKSVFHALNHKAIARRHADLMDAECSELRLIVAHLGGGISVGAHRYGKVVDVNQALDGEGPFSPERSGSLPVGDIIRNAFSNQYSKSEMHSNLVGNGGMKAYLGTNDGKEVADRILEGDLQALEVIKAMAYQVSKSIGEMATVLKGKVDAILLTGGMARDEVITNEIIARTNFIAPVHIYPGEDEMLALAENIILMDHGKLKAKEYMG